A window from Terriglobales bacterium encodes these proteins:
- a CDS encoding helix-turn-helix transcriptional regulator, which produces MRATGTKLARPEWAVRIEKLRDKLHLSQTEFAGKLDVSAMAVSRWERGINEPPANVYLALGKLCGYDGCWFFWERAGITKNDVRRALNEH; this is translated from the coding sequence ATGCGCGCTACAGGAACAAAACTCGCGAGACCTGAATGGGCGGTACGAATCGAGAAGTTAAGGGACAAGCTCCATTTGAGCCAGACCGAGTTCGCGGGCAAGCTGGACGTTTCGGCAATGGCGGTATCGCGTTGGGAACGCGGCATTAACGAGCCTCCAGCGAACGTTTATCTCGCCCTCGGAAAGCTGTGCGGCTACGATGGCTGCTGGTTTTTCTGGGAGCGGGCCGGAATCACCAAGAACGACGTACGCCGGGCCCTGAACGAACACTAA